The Pseudomonas graminis region AGCGTCGCGCCTTTCGTCAGCGCGCCTGCCGATGCCGTGGTTACCGAAGTGGCCGGTCTGAAGCTAAAGGTCGTCAAATCCGGACACGCCAAGTGCGCGCGCTGCTGGCATCACCGTGAGGACGTCGGGGTCGATCCTGAACATCCGGAAATCTGCGGCCGTTGCGTCGACAACATCAGCGGCGCAGGCGAGGTTCGTCACTATGCCTAACGCATCAGCTGGCCGCATGGGCCGACTGGGTTGGTTGTGGTTGAGCGTGCTGGTAGTGGTCATTGACCAGGCCAGCAAGTTCTACTTCGAAAATCGCCTGGAGTTGTACGAGCAGATCGTCATCCTTCCCGACTACTTCAGCTGGATGCTGGCCTACAACACCGGTGCTGCGTTCAGTTTTCTGGCCGACAGTTCCGGCTGGCAGCGCTGGTTGTTTGCGTTGATTGCGGTCGTGGTGAGTGTAGTGCTGGTGGTCT contains the following coding sequences:
- the lspA gene encoding signal peptidase II; this encodes MPNASAGRMGRLGWLWLSVLVVVIDQASKFYFENRLELYEQIVILPDYFSWMLAYNTGAAFSFLADSSGWQRWLFALIAVVVSVVLVVWLKRLGREETWLAIALALVLGGALGNLYDRIVIGHVIDFIFVHWKQHGFPAFNVADSAITVGAIMLALDMFKSKKTGETVND